The sequence ACTAACTCAACATCTCAATGGAGAAATGGAAACCCGCTAATTTCAACCGGCTTATATGTCCATAGATCATTATCAAACCCTAGGCATTAGCCCAAGCGCTAGTTCAGCAGAAATTAAAGCAGCCTATAGGAATTTAGTTAAACAACATCACCCCGATACAGGAGGAGATCAACAAATTATTCTTAAGCTCAATGCTGCTTGGGAGGTTCTAGGAGATCAAGAAAACCGTCTTGCCTATGACAAACAAGCTTTCACCTCCCTTAATCAAGAAGCTCAAGAACGAGAAATAAGAAATGCTCGTGCAAGCACTGCAGCCCAAAATGTCCAAGGGCAATCAGCTGCAGCTAAAGATGCACTAAGCAAATGGTTGAATGAGGTCTATACCCCTATAGATCGATTACTCGGGCAAGTAATAAATCCCTTTTCATCAAAACTGCGCGATCTTGCAGCTGATCCATATGACGACGCCCTCATGCAAGAGTTTTGCCGCTATCTAGAGCAAAGTCAAAAAAAGCTTGAAAAAGTTGAGCAGATATTTCAATCAAGACCAACCCCTATTCCAGCACAAAGCTTTGGTTTAAGCCTTTATCACTGTCTGTCTCAAGTGCAAGATGCTTTAAATGAACTTGAACGATACACAATGGGCTATGTCGATAGCTATCTCCATGATGGACATGAGATGTTGAGAGAAGCAAAAAAAAGACGCTCAGGACTTCAAACAGAGCGCAGAAGATTCAATATCAATTCATGATTATTTCGTCTTAACCTTTGCAATCTCTGAATCAGGACCAGGCTTCTAATTGGTCGATTCTTAGCCAAACATCTGGAACAGGCCTTCTCCAACGCACTTGACCATAATCACCTTTAATGGATAAAAGCTCTCCAGGGCCTTCCAAAATGTAGTCTGGCAACAATGGGTCACTGGCTTTTGACTCAAGGCTATTTTGATATGCCAGGCGGTTCACTTTTACCAAAGCACCTTTTCTAAAACTTCTTGAAGAGTTAGAAGAACCAATTTCCTCAACCATAAGAGAAATTTCATACTCCTTAAGGTTAAAGCCTGTCATGAAGAAAGGTGTTTCAGCTCATAAGATGTTTTAACCCTAGCCTTCAAGACATTTTCCATTAAGGCTGAGTCAAAGAAGCTGAAATCGCCTTAATCTCCAATCAAGACACTACTTGATAAATGCGTCTGCTACTGATTGGCTGCACAGGATTTATAGGTCGTGAATTAGTCCCTCAGCTCTTAAGCGCTGGGCACCATGTCACCTTAGTAAGTAGAAAAGATCAGAAAGGTTTTGATCAAAACCTTTCATCTCATCAATTAATTTGGTTGCAACAAAATCCAGCAGAATTAATTAACTGGGAACAAGGTGAACTTTGGACTGCACTTAATAAAGCAGATGGTGTAATTAATCTTGCAGGGGAGCCAATCGCTGAGAAGCGTTGGACAGCCACTCATTGTCAAGAAATAAAAAATAGTCGCCTAAATACAACAAACGGATTGGTAAATGCTTTGGGGCAACTTAGAAGACCTCCTCGAGTGCTGATAAATGCATCCGCTGTGGGCTATTACGGTACAAGCCAAGATGCTCTATTCAACGAAAACAGCATTAATGGCAACGATTTCTTGGCCAAGCTTTGCAACGAATGGGAAGCTACAGCAAACAAAAAACCACGATCATCAAGACTAATAATATTCCGAATAGGAATTGTTCTTGGTCCAGATGGAGGCGCTCTAAAGAAAATGCTTCCTGTCTTCAAAGCTGGCTTGGGAGGCCCGATTGGAGATGGAGATCAATGGATGAGTTGGATCCATCGCACTGATCTCTGTCAAATGATCCAACAAGCTTTAACAAACAAATCTTGGTCTGGAGTAATTAACGCTGTTTCCCCATCAGCTGTATCGATGAGCAAGTTTGCTGCTGTTCTAGGAAAAAGCCTTGGACGACCAAGTCTTTTGCCAGTGCCTGGAGCTCTTCTAAAACTGTTGTTAGGTGATGGAGCACGAGTAGTACTTGAAGGACAACAAGTTGAATCAATCCGACTAAATCAAATTGGTTTTAAATTTCAATACGCCAAACTTGATCAAGCACTTGCCGCAATAATTAACCCCGTTAAAGATCAATAAATATAAGTTGCAATCTTAATTAAAACTAAAGCCAGCTCCTCTCAGTGCCAATAATTATTAGCTCTCAAAAGTACTACAATCAACTAGCCAGAACGAACAACAAAAGCTTTTTACAAAAAGTACCCAAGAGGGCAATTAATAATATTCAACAAGTAATTTTGTTATTGCATTCGCGATACGTTTCGATCCTCCTCCCTCCCCTAATCTTCTTTTAGCTTGCTTCTTACACTCTTTTTTTAAGGAGGAATCATATTTACTTCTTTCAAGTAAATCCAAAATCAACTTATATGTACTCCTAAAGTTAACTTCTTCGCCTGCATTACCAGGACCACAAAATATCGTAGTGCCTAGTAATCGCCTCTGGGCATCAGCAAAGCAATCAGTAAATTGTGGTCCATAGCCTACTAGTTGTACAACTGGCTTACCAAGACCTACCGCTTGCTCAGTTGCAGTACCAGCCATAGAAAGCAAAACATCGCTGCACTGCAATACTTTTGCAAATGAATTACGATGAATATTAATATTGCAATTGTTTCTCACTAGTTGCGAAGGGTTGGACCCTTGAGAAGAACCTATTAGCTCCCAACCCTTAGAAGAAGCCAAATGCTTAAGTTCTTCATCTCCTAATGAAGTTACTAAAGCCAAATCAAAACTTATCTCTGAACTTGATAACCTTGCTTCAGAGAAGAGTTCCACAACACTAAGAATTAAAAGAAGGTTTTCATCTAATTCCGGCCTTCGACTCCCGGGCAAGATACCCAAGCGATACATAACATTTGGTAAGTCTGATTTATTTGTTAAAACAGAATCCATAAAAGGATTTCCCAGAAAGTAAACATTTCTCAAGAGCTGTATTGTTAAATCATCAGAAGTAAGTTGATCCCTTGTATAAATGCCTAGGAATCTTTTACTGGATAAGCAACTCGCACAAAGCCAAGGAAGTTTTAACTTGCCTTCATAGTGACTAGAATAAGCAACCAAATAAGTAACCACTGGTAATCTTGTTAGCCAAGCTGCAATGACGGGAACAACATCTCCAATGACCACCAAAAGATCATAATTACTGCAAACAGCAAGCAAATTGAACAGGCGTCCCAAAAGGTAAACCAATTGGCCCTGCACAATTTCAGTGATTCGCCCAGATAAAGTTGTATAACCCAATCCACCAGTGCTGAATTCCTTTGTCTTTCCCAGAACTCTGATACCTGTTGTTAAATATGATTTTCCATGACCAACTAACGGGAAAGCATCAACTTCATGATCAAATTGGTTAAGAGCTTTCCCTATAAGAGCTCCAGAAAGATCTTCTCCATGACCATTGCTCAGAAGAAGGATTCTAGCCAAATCAAAGCTCCAGCCAATTCTTGATTTTTTTCAAAGACTGCCAATCAGGCTTTCTTGTGAAACCATCTTCTATTGAGTTTTTTAGTTCTTTTTCAAGGTCTGGAACAGCTACTAAAACTCTTTGGAGGAACTCAATATGATCTCGAACCCCCTTCGACTTCGTCTCTAATAATGCCAAGCAAAGATTGATTCTAGATTGAGGATCTTGTCTATTTAGCTTGACGGCTCTTCGAGCCGATCGAAGTGCTTCCTCGTTCTGATTGCAAAGCAATTGAAGCCAAGCCAGACAAGTCCAACCTGCCGACTGATTTGGAGCTGTTGAGGTAATCGCCTCAAAATCCTTGATCAATTCAATAGCATCTGTTCCAGACTCATATCTAGCCATCGCCTGATCAAAAAGGCTTTCTTCGGTGGACTCCATTAGGTTAATAAGAACTGAAAAGAATCTTTGAGCTGCCTCATTTGAAAAGTTTTCGGTAGTTCATACAGCAAAAGAGCTTCCACACCCACAAGTTTGAGTCGCGTTGGGATTGCTGAAATTAAACCCCCCACCAATTAGATCCGTGCTGAAGTCCAATTGCATCCCATAAATATAAAGAAGGCTTTTAGGATCGCAAACAACTTTGAACTCAGCACCATCAGGAGAGGTGTAGTCATAAACCTCATCATCCTTTCTAATGTCTGAAGTAAGGACAAAGTCCATGGTGTAACTCATACCACTACATCCACCAGATCGCACACCAACTCTGAGTAACTTACCGTCACCCTGCTCTCGGCAAAGGCGAGTTAGTTGCTGCATGGCAGTCTGAGTAATCACAATGCCCTTGCCGTCTACGGCAGTATGCGTATCTTTTTGGATATTTGGAATACTCATAGTTATTCGTATGCTTTCAGACACTTTATGAAGGGATATTGAATTTTATCTTCAGGAACTCTGTACGTCATATTCCTAGAGTTAGGAAGTTCTTTTCTGAAAAAGGGTGCAAGTTGCAATAGTTGGAGCTGGGCTTGCAGGATTAACTGCGGCTATAGACCTTGTCGATGCAGGTCACAAAGTTGATCTCTATGAAGCAAGACCTTTCATAGGAGGCAAGGTAGCCAGCTGGGAAGATCCAGAAGGAAACCATATTGAAATGGGTCTACATGTTTTCTTCTTCAATTACTCCAATCTTTTTGCATTAATGCGAAAAGTTGGTGCAATAAACAATCTACTTCCAAAAGATCACACTCATTTATTTGTAAATCACGGCGGAGACCTACGATCATTAGATTTTCGTTTTGCACTTGGTGCTCCTTTCAACGGGCTGAAAGCTTTTTTCACAACTCCTCAGCTGGACTGGATTGACAAATTGCAGAATGCACTGGCTTTAGGAACAAGCCCAATAGTCAGAGGGCTTGTTGATTACGAGGGAGCAATGAAAACAATCAGAGCACTGGATTCAATCAGTTTTCAAGAGTGGTTTCTTAACCATGGTGGCAGCATAAACAGCATCAAACGAATGTGGAATCCAATTGCTTATGCATTAGGTTTTATCGACTGTGAGGCAATTTCAGCTCGCTGCATGCTCACGATCTTCATGATGTTTGCTTCAAAGACTGAAGCGTCCAAACTAAATTTACTAAAAGGCTCCCCTCATCGATGGCTTACCAAGCCAATTTTGGATTACATACTTGAGAAAGGGGGCCAACTACATTTACGCCATCGTGTACGTGAAATTCATTTTGAAGATGGTGATTCACCTCGTGTAACTGGCTTAGAACTCAGCACGCCTAATGGAAATATGGAAATTGAAGCTGATCAATATCTTGCAGCATGCGATGTACCTGGAATTCAAAGAATGATCCCGAAAGCTTGGCGCCGTTTCCCTCAGTTCGAAGGAATCAACAAGCTAAAAGCAGTACCAGTAGCAACTGTTCAATTGAGATATGACGGGTGGGTCACGGAAATGAATGACACTGCAGCGATGATGAATCTTGAAAACCCAACTGGATTAGACAATTTGTTATATACCGCTGATGCAGACTTCAGTTGTTTTACAGACTTAGCTCTAAGCAGTCCTGTGGACTATCGCATCGAAGGCCTTGGATCTTTGTTGCAATGTGTACTGACCCCAGGAGATCCATGGATTACAAAATCCGTTGAAAAAATTGTTGAGCATACTGATGCCCAAGTGAAATCACTTTTCCCATCTTCTCGTTCTTTAAAACTTATTTGGAGCAATGTAGTCAAACTATCTCATTCTCTTTATCGAGAAGAACCAGGCATGGAACCATACAGACCTGATCAATCCACTCCTATCATAAATTTCTTTTTAGCAGGCAGTTACACACGTCAGGACTACATCGACTCTATGGAAGGTGCAACTATGAGTGGTCATCTGGCGGCTGCAAAAATGCTTAGCAAATCAGCTGAGCCTTCAACAAATTCATCTGTTATCTGACATGGGACGCTGGCTGGATCACACTGTCACTTGCGATATCCAAGCACCTGTTGCCCAGGTATGGAGGGTATGGTCTGACCTAGATGCAATGCCTCTATGGATGAGTTGGATTGAATCAGTAAAAACAATTGATGCCCCAACAAAAACACTCCCCGACCTAACTGAATGGACATTAGCTGCGAATGGATTTCGCTTTAAATGGCAAGCAAAAATCAACGAACGTATTGAAGCACAAAAGCTTCAATGGGAATCAATTGGGGGATTACCTACCAAGGGTTCTGTTCGATTCTATCCAGAAGAGGAGAGTCGAACTATTGTTAAGCTATCAGTTACTTATGAGTTACCTAGAATATTAGCGCCAATTATGGAAGCTAATATTCTAGGCGGCATGGTTACCAATGAACTACAAGGCAATCTAGATAGATTTAAAGATCTTGTTGAAAGTGGTTATGGAGCAATTAATAGTAAATAAAAAAATTAATTATTTCTAAGAAGAAGATAAAAACATATATAAAAATCCTTATTTCATCTTTTTAATTATTAATAGGCAATGTTTTTTATCTGCTATTAACTAAAGCCAAATAGATCATCTCAATGCGGAAATACATGCCTTGAGAACGCCATCAAGGTCATGAGGGTCTGCCTCTTGATCAACCCGCTGGAAATGATTCTGACAACTACGACTGGTTTGAGGACCTATTGAAATCAATTTCACTCCACAAAAGTTTTGTTGCCAATCAACTCCAAACCGTTGCATCATCAACTGAGCGGTATGCCGAACTGTTTTTCCACTAGTAAACACAATGGCATCAACTGCTTTTTGCTTAAATGCATTTGCAGTTACCTCTGGCATATGTTTTGGACAACAGGATTCATATGCTGCAACTTCAACAACCTCCGCACCTGCTTGCGCAAAAGCATCTGCCAAGATTGTTCGACCTCCTGATTGAACTCTTGGGATAAGAATCCTGAGTCCTATTCCAGAAACTGGGAAATTCTCAATAAGGCTATCAGCTACAAACTTTGGTGGAACAAAATCTGGGATAACGCCAAGCTTTTCTAGGCAAAGCGAAGTTTTTCTTCCAACAGCAGCGATTTTTAAAGTATTTGGTTTACTCATCAAGTTGCTTCGAAGCTTCTGCAACCTTCGCTGTACTGCTTGTACACCATTACTACTCGAAAATAAAATCCAATGAAAACTATTTAGCTCATTTAATGCATCATCAAGAGGTTCCCATCGGTCAGGCGGTCCAATGACCAGTGCGGGCAAATCTAAAACTCTGGCCCCTATTCCCTGAAATAGTCGATGAGCTTCACTCTGCTGATCTTGAGCACGAGTCATTACTATTGTCTTTCCAATTAAAGGCATATCAAGCTCGCAACTCATAACTAAACCTCATCCAATCCAAGATGCAGAATATATAGGTCAGTCCGTAAAGTCAGATATTTTTTGAGGTGGCAAGTCTTTATTGGAGTTGACGGGTTGAAACAAGGAAGCAAGGACCATACCTTGAGCTTGTTGCATCTGCGCAGGGCTATAAGCAGCGGGTATGGAAGAATCAAGATTTCTAATAAGTTCATCCCATAAATAAGGGCTGCCATAAATAACTATTCCAGAGAGCCGATTATGTTGTTCCAGTTGACGAACTGCAGCTACCCAAGGTTCCCTGTTATTTAAATCACCACGAAATGGGTTGCCTCTCAAAAAAAGCTGGAGAAAAAAAGAACCATTGCCAAATCTATCCAAAGCCAAAGGTTCATTGAGATCATCTTGCCAAGGGTTAACCCCCAACTGATGGCAAAGTACTGTTCTATAGCCTGCTTCCTGAGGCACCGAAATTGCTGGTGACGTTTGCGTCAAAAATGAGCAAGGTAGAACTCCATCTACTCGCAACAAATTAATACCACCTTGACTAACTCCTAAATCCTTTTTCTCCTGATTTCGAACTTTTATTGAAAGGCTAATCAATTCTTCAGCAAAAAGTTGGTCCTCCGCACGCTCTACTTCAAATAAATCGTCTTTAGCTTTATATGTGGGCAATGTCGATCTCAAAGAATCAACTTTTGCTAATGCTTGTTTGCGTCTCTGCAAAGATTGTTGAAGTCTTTCCATTGGAATTCTTCCAGAAAGCAAGGCTTGGCAGATCGCGTCAATAGCCTCATCAGGATTCTCTGGCATCATCAACAAATCAGCTCCTGCTTTGAATGCCATCACAGCAGCTTCTCCCCCGCCATAACTCTTTTTGATGGCCTCCATCACCAAAGCATCGGTAACCAACAGTCCATCAAAACCAATTTCTTCGCGCAAACAATTAAGAACAATTGGAGAAAGGGTCGCTGGGTAATTCGGATCAATTTGTCGCAACAAAACATGGGCAGACATCACACTGTCGACTCCAGAGGCAACAACTTCCTTAAAAGGCAAAAGTTCTATTTCCTGAAGCCTATTTAAATCATGGTCAAGAACTGGTAATTCCAAGTGGGAATCAACAGAGGTGTCCCCATGCCCAGGAAAATGTTTTGCACATGTCAAAACTCCTTGCGAAGAAAGGCCTCTTTGAAACGCAATTGTGAGAGCTGACACCGTAAAAGGATCCTCACCCCAAGCCCTCATATTGATCACAGGGTTATTAGGGTTGTTATTGATATCGCATACTGGAGCAAGTACCCAATTAAGCCCGCAAACCCGAGCCTGAAAACCAGTACAAATCCCATATTTTTCTGCAAGCAATAAAGCCTTTTCAGGATATTTACGATGTATTTGTGCAATCCCCAAAGGGGGCACCAACAATGAACCACCTATAAAACGTTGACCTAAGCCTTCCTCAACATCAGCACATAAAAAAAGTGGTTTTGCTGCCCAACTTCGCAAGATTTTAGAGCGTTGCTTTAATTCAGAAACGCTCCCGCCAACAAGAATCACTCCTCCAACGCCTCTACTCAAAAGCCTTTTAAGGTCACTGTTTTTCAATTCCCATTCAGGGTATTGACGTTGAGAATCAAAAAGGTGTCCACTGGCACGTATGACCAATAATTCAGGTACAAGTTGACTTAAATCACTTTGGTTCAAATCAATCAAGACTCCAAACTCTGATCAGAAACCACTTCTTTTCTGCCATTTCTTTCTTTCTTCAAACGTTCCAAAAGATTTAGTACCGAAGTTCCCTTTTCTATTCCTTGGTCTAAGTAAAAAACAATTTCTGGAGCCCTTCTTAACTGCAAATTTCTTCCTAATTCCCCTCTCAGGAAACCACTGGCATCATTCAAACCAGTCATAACAAGGTTCTTCTGACTTTCTTCGCCATAGATACTCACAAAAATTTTGCAGTGCTGCAAATCTCCTGAGACCTCTACCTTTGTAATTGTGACCATACCTAGATGCACTCTTTCATCTCGGATGCCATTTATTAATAACTGACTAATTTCACGGCGAATGAGTGCAGCCACTCTTTCAACTCGGCGTCCATGTGTCATAACTAACTAATTGGGACGGGGAAAACCATTGCTCGCAAAATATAAGTAAGAGTTAGCAAACCACTAATCAATGCCCCAATAAGTGAAATCGCTGTTATGGGATTACTACTGCGCCGAACTAATGGATCAAGAGATGCCGCAAAAACACCAAGAACAATGGTTATAAGGTATTTGGGATACCTAAGCACATTCGAGAAAAATTCACCCATTGCATTAGCTAGTTGAAAAGATTAATGGCTACTCTGCCTGTCTTTGAGTAAGACGGTAAATGTTGGAACTAAATCAATTTCGTCATTCAGCTTTCTGTCTAAAGGTAAGGATGGTTTTGGGTGCAAAGAAGCTTAGTTACAGAGTTGTTGACATTGCACCTGGCAAAGACCAACTAGGGGTCTTCCGCAAATCTGGTCAAAGAAAAGTTCCGGTACTGATTGATGGAGATAAAGTTATACATGATTCCAGCGCGATTATTAGACATTTAGAAGCTGAGCATCCAAAACCAAAATTAATACCAGATAACCCTCAGCAAGAAACACAAGTGCACCTCATTGAAGATTGGGCCGACACAACCCTTGCAAAAGGTGTTAGTAAAACTCTACTGAATGCTGCGGCATTAAACCCTGAATTACGCATTTCTCTCATACCCGAAGAACTCCCAAGGCCTATTAAAGAATTAGTAAAAGGTTTACCCGCCGAATTTGTGAGAGTTAGCACAAAGCTTCTAAATGACAATGAAACGCAGGAGCTCCTAAAAAGCATTGAAAAAATTTCTAAACTCATAGAAAGCTCTCATTGGCTTGTTGGTGATCAAATGAGCTTGGCTGATATTGCTGTGGCAGCACAATTGTCCCTACTCCGATTTCCCAAATCTGCCGGTGAGCCGCTAGCAGGAAAAGGTTGTCCTGGTTTTAGTGATCATCCACAATTTCAAGCTCTTTTTAATTGGCGGGATGCATTAGAAATGATTTGTCTTAATGGCTAAAGATCTAAAGTTGTCGCCTGGGCCTTGATAAATAGCTTGCCATTCTTCTCCACCAATGTCTGGAGGAGTTAAATTCACCTCATTCAGCAACTCTGAGGAATCAACTTGCTGATTTGATTCCAGAATGAACAAACAAATAGTAATAGGAGCAAACTTTTCATGTCAGACCCTCTCATTCGAGCTTGTGATGACTACGTAGTGTTGGAACCAGGTCAACCAGAAAAATTCCTTAATGCAAAAGAAACTCATGCCTGGTTAATGCATTGGCTAGAGAACTTAGATCAACTCCCCGAAGATCTTCAAAGCCAAACTTCAATAGCTGCTGCAGCTCAGCGTTTAATTGATACGGCATGTGATCTAGAAATCAAGCCTGGCTTCATCTTGCAGTGGTTTGCGGTGCGTTTGGAGCCTCCGGCCCATTAAGCATTGCTAGCAAGTCTTGCAAGATTTGTTTTGCAACTTGTTGAGGAGATTCATCAGCGACCTTCAAATGCAGATCAGCTTCTAAATAAAATTTTTCTCGTTCATCAACAAGCCCATATAAAGCAGTACGAGAATTTGTGTGCTTTAGCAAAGGTCTTTCGCCAGGGTCCGCTTCTAATCTGGAAAACAGCCTTTCTCGTCCAGGGTCCAACCAAATGACAATCCCTTGATGTAACACCCCCCAGTTTTCTGGTTCTGTGACCAAACCTCCGCCAGTAGCAACAACTAATGAGTGTCGTTGACCAATAGCTTTCAACACCTCTTTTTCAATAGTCCGAAAACCTTTTTCACCCTCATTTTCGAATATGAGTGAAATAGATTCGTGACAAACCTCCTCGATTACTTTGTCCGAATCAACAAAACCATAACCAAGTGCTTCAGCCACATACGGTCCTGAAGAAGTCTTACCAGCCCCCATCATTCCTACAAGGTAAAGATTGCAACCACATAACCTTTCC comes from Prochlorococcus sp. MIT 1307 and encodes:
- a CDS encoding J domain-containing protein; protein product: MSIDHYQTLGISPSASSAEIKAAYRNLVKQHHPDTGGDQQIILKLNAAWEVLGDQENRLAYDKQAFTSLNQEAQEREIRNARASTAAQNVQGQSAAAKDALSKWLNEVYTPIDRLLGQVINPFSSKLRDLAADPYDDALMQEFCRYLEQSQKKLEKVEQIFQSRPTPIPAQSFGLSLYHCLSQVQDALNELERYTMGYVDSYLHDGHEMLREAKKRRSGLQTERRRFNINS
- the ndhO gene encoding NAD(P)H-quinone oxidoreductase subunit O — protein: MVEEIGSSNSSRSFRKGALVKVNRLAYQNSLESKASDPLLPDYILEGPGELLSIKGDYGQVRWRRPVPDVWLRIDQLEAWS
- a CDS encoding TIGR01777 family oxidoreductase encodes the protein MRLLLIGCTGFIGRELVPQLLSAGHHVTLVSRKDQKGFDQNLSSHQLIWLQQNPAELINWEQGELWTALNKADGVINLAGEPIAEKRWTATHCQEIKNSRLNTTNGLVNALGQLRRPPRVLINASAVGYYGTSQDALFNENSINGNDFLAKLCNEWEATANKKPRSSRLIIFRIGIVLGPDGGALKKMLPVFKAGLGGPIGDGDQWMSWIHRTDLCQMIQQALTNKSWSGVINAVSPSAVSMSKFAAVLGKSLGRPSLLPVPGALLKLLLGDGARVVLEGQQVESIRLNQIGFKFQYAKLDQALAAIINPVKDQ
- a CDS encoding lipid-A-disaccharide synthase-related protein, with protein sequence MARILLLSNGHGEDLSGALIGKALNQFDHEVDAFPLVGHGKSYLTTGIRVLGKTKEFSTGGLGYTTLSGRITEIVQGQLVYLLGRLFNLLAVCSNYDLLVVIGDVVPVIAAWLTRLPVVTYLVAYSSHYEGKLKLPWLCASCLSSKRFLGIYTRDQLTSDDLTIQLLRNVYFLGNPFMDSVLTNKSDLPNVMYRLGILPGSRRPELDENLLLILSVVELFSEARLSSSEISFDLALVTSLGDEELKHLASSKGWELIGSSQGSNPSQLVRNNCNINIHRNSFAKVLQCSDVLLSMAGTATEQAVGLGKPVVQLVGYGPQFTDCFADAQRRLLGTTIFCGPGNAGEEVNFRSTYKLILDLLERSKYDSSLKKECKKQAKRRLGEGGGSKRIANAITKLLVEYY
- a CDS encoding iron-sulfur cluster assembly accessory protein encodes the protein MSIPNIQKDTHTAVDGKGIVITQTAMQQLTRLCREQGDGKLLRVGVRSGGCSGMSYTMDFVLTSDIRKDDEVYDYTSPDGAEFKVVCDPKSLLYIYGMQLDFSTDLIGGGFNFSNPNATQTCGCGSSFAV
- the zds gene encoding 9,9'-di-cis-zeta-carotene desaturase, which encodes MQVAIVGAGLAGLTAAIDLVDAGHKVDLYEARPFIGGKVASWEDPEGNHIEMGLHVFFFNYSNLFALMRKVGAINNLLPKDHTHLFVNHGGDLRSLDFRFALGAPFNGLKAFFTTPQLDWIDKLQNALALGTSPIVRGLVDYEGAMKTIRALDSISFQEWFLNHGGSINSIKRMWNPIAYALGFIDCEAISARCMLTIFMMFASKTEASKLNLLKGSPHRWLTKPILDYILEKGGQLHLRHRVREIHFEDGDSPRVTGLELSTPNGNMEIEADQYLAACDVPGIQRMIPKAWRRFPQFEGINKLKAVPVATVQLRYDGWVTEMNDTAAMMNLENPTGLDNLLYTADADFSCFTDLALSSPVDYRIEGLGSLLQCVLTPGDPWITKSVEKIVEHTDAQVKSLFPSSRSLKLIWSNVVKLSHSLYREEPGMEPYRPDQSTPIINFFLAGSYTRQDYIDSMEGATMSGHLAAAKMLSKSAEPSTNSSVI
- a CDS encoding SRPBCC family protein; protein product: MGRWLDHTVTCDIQAPVAQVWRVWSDLDAMPLWMSWIESVKTIDAPTKTLPDLTEWTLAANGFRFKWQAKINERIEAQKLQWESIGGLPTKGSVRFYPEEESRTIVKLSVTYELPRILAPIMEANILGGMVTNELQGNLDRFKDLVESGYGAINSK
- a CDS encoding uroporphyrinogen-III synthase, with the protein product MSCELDMPLIGKTIVMTRAQDQQSEAHRLFQGIGARVLDLPALVIGPPDRWEPLDDALNELNSFHWILFSSSNGVQAVQRRLQKLRSNLMSKPNTLKIAAVGRKTSLCLEKLGVIPDFVPPKFVADSLIENFPVSGIGLRILIPRVQSGGRTILADAFAQAGAEVVEVAAYESCCPKHMPEVTANAFKQKAVDAIVFTSGKTVRHTAQLMMQRFGVDWQQNFCGVKLISIGPQTSRSCQNHFQRVDQEADPHDLDGVLKACISALR
- a CDS encoding glycoside hydrolase family 3 N-terminal domain-containing protein, producing the protein MIDLNQSDLSQLVPELLVIRASGHLFDSQRQYPEWELKNSDLKRLLSRGVGGVILVGGSVSELKQRSKILRSWAAKPLFLCADVEEGLGQRFIGGSLLVPPLGIAQIHRKYPEKALLLAEKYGICTGFQARVCGLNWVLAPVCDINNNPNNPVINMRAWGEDPFTVSALTIAFQRGLSSQGVLTCAKHFPGHGDTSVDSHLELPVLDHDLNRLQEIELLPFKEVVASGVDSVMSAHVLLRQIDPNYPATLSPIVLNCLREEIGFDGLLVTDALVMEAIKKSYGGGEAAVMAFKAGADLLMMPENPDEAIDAICQALLSGRIPMERLQQSLQRRKQALAKVDSLRSTLPTYKAKDDLFEVERAEDQLFAEELISLSIKVRNQEKKDLGVSQGGINLLRVDGVLPCSFLTQTSPAISVPQEAGYRTVLCHQLGVNPWQDDLNEPLALDRFGNGSFFLQLFLRGNPFRGDLNNREPWVAAVRQLEQHNRLSGIVIYGSPYLWDELIRNLDSSIPAAYSPAQMQQAQGMVLASLFQPVNSNKDLPPQKISDFTD
- the rbfA gene encoding 30S ribosome-binding factor RbfA is translated as MTHGRRVERVAALIRREISQLLINGIRDERVHLGMVTITKVEVSGDLQHCKIFVSIYGEESQKNLVMTGLNDASGFLRGELGRNLQLRRAPEIVFYLDQGIEKGTSVLNLLERLKKERNGRKEVVSDQSLES
- a CDS encoding DUF751 family protein translates to MGEFFSNVLRYPKYLITIVLGVFAASLDPLVRRSSNPITAISLIGALISGLLTLTYILRAMVFPVPIS
- a CDS encoding glutathione S-transferase family protein, with the protein product MLELNQFRHSAFCLKVRMVLGAKKLSYRVVDIAPGKDQLGVFRKSGQRKVPVLIDGDKVIHDSSAIIRHLEAEHPKPKLIPDNPQQETQVHLIEDWADTTLAKGVSKTLLNAAALNPELRISLIPEELPRPIKELVKGLPAEFVRVSTKLLNDNETQELLKSIEKISKLIESSHWLVGDQMSLADIAVAAQLSLLRFPKSAGEPLAGKGCPGFSDHPQFQALFNWRDALEMICLNG
- a CDS encoding chlororespiratory reduction protein 7 — translated: MSDPLIRACDDYVVLEPGQPEKFLNAKETHAWLMHWLENLDQLPEDLQSQTSIAAAAQRLIDTACDLEIKPGFILQWFAVRLEPPAH
- a CDS encoding shikimate kinase translates to MSDSSTSSLVKERLCGCNLYLVGMMGAGKTSSGPYVAEALGYGFVDSDKVIEEVCHESISLIFENEGEKGFRTIEKEVLKAIGQRHSLVVATGGGLVTEPENWGVLHQGIVIWLDPGRERLFSRLEADPGERPLLKHTNSRTALYGLVDEREKFYLEADLHLKVADESPQQVAKQILQDLLAMLNGPEAPNAPQTTAR